From a single Brassica oleracea var. oleracea cultivar TO1000 chromosome C5, BOL, whole genome shotgun sequence genomic region:
- the LOC106344432 gene encoding glutathione S-transferase T2-like: MDSYPSASSSKFVELLNSQQTVSFGNYEDSVELSSSQLSFQGSFGTEASNFDGDTATERRERQKWTPKDNILLISSCLNTSKDAVVGNEQRSGGFWSRIAAYVEASRESQATGGGCEQREPHHCKQRWHRINDLVSKFCGAYEAATREKSSGKNDNDVLKLAHQIFYNNHEKKFTLEHCWKELRNDQKWCDLATAKRSSSKKRKCEDGGDSSASQATENKHPPGVKATKASSKKKVVEENSLNGFQSMWTIKQHDLLIKEQLSKMSLLDSLPGKKELLAEYEEALKAKLINDLMSS; the protein is encoded by the coding sequence ATGGATTCTTATCCATCTGCTTCAAGCTCAAAGTTTGTTGAACTATTAAATAGTCAACAAACCGTTTCCTTTGGAAACTATGAAGATAGTGTTGAACTATCTTCATCACAACTTTCATTTCAAGGTTCATTTGGTACCGAAGCCTCTAACTTTGATGGAGACACGGCTACAGAGCGAAGAGAGCGACAGAAATGGACACCAAAGGATAATATTTTGCTCATCAGCTCGTGTTTAAACACGAGCAAAGACGCTGTGGTTGGGAACGAGCAAAGATCAGGCGGTTTTTGGTCAAGAATTGCTGCCTACGTTGAGGCAAGCAGAGAGAGCCAAGCCACTGGTGGTGGCTGCGAACAGAGAGAGCCACACCATTGCAAACAGCGTTGGCACAGGATCAATGACCTTGTGTCCAAGTTCTGTGGAGCATATGAGGCTGCTACTAGGGAGAAAAGTAGTGGGAAAAACGACAATGATGTTCTCAAGCTAGCACATCAAATCTTCTACAACAATCACGAGAAGAAATTCACTCTTGAACACTGTTGGAAGGAGCTGCGCAATGACCAGAAGTGGTGCGACCTTGCCACTGCTAAACGTTCCAGTTCGAAGAAGAGGAAGTGTGAGGACGGTGGAGATTCATCAGCTTCTCAAGCAACTGAGAACAAACATCCCCCGGGTGTTAAGGCGACAAAGGCGAGTTCTAAGAAGAAGGTGGTAGAGGAGAATTCTCTGAATGGGTTTCAGAGTATGTGGACAATCAAACAACATGATTTGTTGATTAAGGAACAGTTGTCTAAGATGAGTTTGCTCGACAGTTTGCCTGGGAAGAAGGAACTTCTAGCTGAGTATGAAGAGGCCCTCAAGGCTAAACTCATCAATGACTTGATGTCTAGCTAG
- the LOC106294014 gene encoding protein MOTHER of FT and TF 1 — MAAASVDPLVVGRVIGDVLDMYIPTANMSVYVGPKHITNGCEIKPSVAVNPPKVNISGNSDELYTLVMTDPDAPSPSEPNMREWVHWIVVDIPGGTNPSKGKEILPYMEPKPPVGIHRYIFVLFRQISPVGLMVQQPPSRANFSTRMFAGHLDLGLPVATVYFNAQKEPASRRR; from the exons ATGGCAGCAGCTTCGGTTGATCCTTTGGTGGTTGGAAGAGTGATTGGAGATGTGTTGGACATGTACATCCCCACTGCCAACATGTCAGTCTACGTTGGCCCCAAACACATCACTAACGGCTGCGAGATCAAACCCTCCGTCGCAGTCAACCCTCCCAAAGTCAACATCTCCGGCAACTCTGATGAGCTTTACACCCTC GTGATGACTGACCCGGACGCACCTAGCCCGAGCGAGCCGAACATGCGAGAATGGGTCCATTG GATTGTCGTGGATATCCCCGGAGGCACCAATCCATCAAAAG GAAAGGAGATACTGCCATATATGGAACCGAAACCACCGGTGGGGATTCACCGTTACATATTTGTACTTTTCCGGCAGATCTCACCAGTGGGTCTGATGGTGCAGCAGCCGCCGTCACGAGCCAATTTCAGCACCCGAATGTTCGCTGGTCATCTCGATCTTGGTTTACCTGTGGCAACTGTTTACTTCAATGCCCAGAAAGAGCCAGCTTCACGCAGACGTTAA
- the LOC106344086 gene encoding mitogen-activated protein kinase 8-like isoform X1, translating into MGGGGNLVDGVRRWLFQRPSSSSSSSNNNQNEPILLSSATFSNRDQSGEAGDLNELVVTEDFDFTGLKLLKVPKRNHLPMDPQKKGVQETEFFTEYGEANRYQVQEVVGKGSYGVVASALDTHTGERVAIKKINDVFEHVSDATRILREIKLLRLLRHPDVVEIKHIMLPPSRREFRDIYVVFELMESDLHQVIKANDDLTAEHHQFFLYQLLRGLKYVHAANVFHRDLKPKNILANADCKLKICDFGLARVSFNDAPTAIFWTDYVATRWYRAPELCGSFFSKYTPAIDIWSVGCIFAEMLLGKPLFPGKNVVHQLDLMTDFLGTPPPESISRIRNEKARRYLSSMRKKQPVPFSQKFPKADPLALRLLERLLAFDPKDRASAEDALSDPYFSGLSNSEREPSTQPISKLEFDFERKKLTKDDVRELIYREILEYHPQMLEEYKRGGDQLSFMYPSGVDRFKRQFAYLEENQGKPGAAAGGGRSTALHRHHASLPRERVPAQNGETAEESSDVERRAAAAVASTLESEEAEEADNGGGYSARNLMKSSSISGSKCIGVQSKTDKEEAISEADDETVTKLTDRVSSLQ; encoded by the exons ATGGGTGGTGGTGGGAATCTCGTCGACGGTGTTCGTCGTTGGCTTTTTCAGCGTCCTTCTTCTTCTTCTTCCTCTTCCAATAATAATCAAAACGAACCCATTCTTCTCTCCTCTGCTACTTTTTCTAATCGAGATCAATCAGGTGAGGCTGGAGATTTGAATGAGCTTGTTGTTACTGAAGATTTCGACTTTACTGGGTTAAAGCTTCTTAAGGTTCCTAAACGTAATCACTTGCCCATGGATCCTCAAAAGAAG GGTGTGCAGGAAACTGAGTTCTTTACGGAATATGGAGAAGCAAACAGGTACCAAGTTCAAGAAGTCGTTGGTAAAGGAAGTTATGGTGTTGTTGCTTCAGCTCTAGACACACACACTGGTGAAAGAGTTGCCATCAAGAAGATCAACGATGTCTTTGAGCATGTCTCTGATGCTACTAGGATTCTCAGAGAGATTAAGCTGCTGCGGTTGCTTCGTCATCCTGATGTTGTGGAGATCAAACACATCATGCTACCTCCTTCTCGCCGAGAGTTCAGGGATATTTACGTTGTGTTCGAGTTGATGGAGTCTGATCTCCACCAGGTGATTAAGGCCAACGATGATTTAACTGCTGAGCATCATCAGTTTTTCTTGTACCAGCTTCTCCGTGGTCTTAAATATGTTCACGCAG CTAATGTGTTTCATAGGGATTTGAAACCAAAGAACATTCTAGCTAATGCTGATTGCAAATTGAAGATCTGTGATTTTGGACTCGCTCGTGTTTCTTTCAACGACGCTCCAACTGCTATATTCTGGACT GATTATGTAGCTACTCGGTGGTATCGTGCCCCTGAACTCTGTGGATCGTTTTTCTCCAAA TATACACCTGCGATTGATATTTGGAGTGTTGGTTGCATTTTTGCGGAAATGCTTTTGGGTAAGCCTTTGTTTCCCGGGAAAAACGTGGTGCACCAATTGGATCTTATGACTGACTTTCTTGGCACTCCACCTCCTGAGTCCATATCAAGG ATTAGAAATGAAAAGGCGAGGAGGTATCTTAGCAGCATGAGGAAAAAACAGCCAGTCCCTTTCTCTCAGAAGTTCCCTAAAGCTGACCCTTTGGCTCTCCGCCTTCTTGAACGCCTGCTTGCCTTTGATCCCAAGGATCGTGCATCTGCTGAAGAT GCACTATCTGATCCATACTTCAGTGGTCTGTCAAACTCAGAGCGCGAACCATCAACACAGCCAATCTCAAAGCTTGAGTTTGATTTTGAGAGAAAGAAGTTAACAAAAGATGATGTTAGAGAGTTAATCTACCGAGAG ATATTGGAATATCATCCTCAGATGTTGGAGGAATACAAGCGCGGTGGTGATCAGCTTAGCTTCATGTACCCTAG TGGGGTTGATCGGTTTAAGAGGCAATTTGCTTATCTTGAAGAGAATCAAGGTAAACCAGGAGCAGCAGCAGGTGGAGGAAGAAGTACTGCACTTCATAGGCATCATGCTTCCTTGCCAAG AGAGAGAGTTCCTGCTCAGAATGGTGAAACTGCAGAAGAAAGCAGTGATGTTGAGAGAAGAGCAGCAGCTGCTGTGGCTTCAACTTTGGAATCTGAGGAAGCAGAGGAAGCAGACAATGGAGGAGGTTACAGTGCTCGTAACCTCATGAAGAGTTCCAGTATCAGCGGTTCTAAATGCATCGGTGTCCAATCTAAAACTGACAAAGAG GAGGCCATATCTGAGGCAGATGATGAAACAGTTACAAAGCTTACTGATAGAGTTTCTTCTCTTCAATGA
- the LOC106344086 gene encoding mitogen-activated protein kinase 8-like isoform X2 — translation MGGGGNLVDGVRRWLFQRPSSSSSSSNNNQNEPILLSSATFSNRDQSGEAGDLNELVVTEDFDFTGLKLLKVPKRNHLPMDPQKKETEFFTEYGEANRYQVQEVVGKGSYGVVASALDTHTGERVAIKKINDVFEHVSDATRILREIKLLRLLRHPDVVEIKHIMLPPSRREFRDIYVVFELMESDLHQVIKANDDLTAEHHQFFLYQLLRGLKYVHAANVFHRDLKPKNILANADCKLKICDFGLARVSFNDAPTAIFWTDYVATRWYRAPELCGSFFSKYTPAIDIWSVGCIFAEMLLGKPLFPGKNVVHQLDLMTDFLGTPPPESISRIRNEKARRYLSSMRKKQPVPFSQKFPKADPLALRLLERLLAFDPKDRASAEDALSDPYFSGLSNSEREPSTQPISKLEFDFERKKLTKDDVRELIYREILEYHPQMLEEYKRGGDQLSFMYPSGVDRFKRQFAYLEENQGKPGAAAGGGRSTALHRHHASLPRERVPAQNGETAEESSDVERRAAAAVASTLESEEAEEADNGGGYSARNLMKSSSISGSKCIGVQSKTDKEEAISEADDETVTKLTDRVSSLQ, via the exons ATGGGTGGTGGTGGGAATCTCGTCGACGGTGTTCGTCGTTGGCTTTTTCAGCGTCCTTCTTCTTCTTCTTCCTCTTCCAATAATAATCAAAACGAACCCATTCTTCTCTCCTCTGCTACTTTTTCTAATCGAGATCAATCAGGTGAGGCTGGAGATTTGAATGAGCTTGTTGTTACTGAAGATTTCGACTTTACTGGGTTAAAGCTTCTTAAGGTTCCTAAACGTAATCACTTGCCCATGGATCCTCAAAAGAAG GAAACTGAGTTCTTTACGGAATATGGAGAAGCAAACAGGTACCAAGTTCAAGAAGTCGTTGGTAAAGGAAGTTATGGTGTTGTTGCTTCAGCTCTAGACACACACACTGGTGAAAGAGTTGCCATCAAGAAGATCAACGATGTCTTTGAGCATGTCTCTGATGCTACTAGGATTCTCAGAGAGATTAAGCTGCTGCGGTTGCTTCGTCATCCTGATGTTGTGGAGATCAAACACATCATGCTACCTCCTTCTCGCCGAGAGTTCAGGGATATTTACGTTGTGTTCGAGTTGATGGAGTCTGATCTCCACCAGGTGATTAAGGCCAACGATGATTTAACTGCTGAGCATCATCAGTTTTTCTTGTACCAGCTTCTCCGTGGTCTTAAATATGTTCACGCAG CTAATGTGTTTCATAGGGATTTGAAACCAAAGAACATTCTAGCTAATGCTGATTGCAAATTGAAGATCTGTGATTTTGGACTCGCTCGTGTTTCTTTCAACGACGCTCCAACTGCTATATTCTGGACT GATTATGTAGCTACTCGGTGGTATCGTGCCCCTGAACTCTGTGGATCGTTTTTCTCCAAA TATACACCTGCGATTGATATTTGGAGTGTTGGTTGCATTTTTGCGGAAATGCTTTTGGGTAAGCCTTTGTTTCCCGGGAAAAACGTGGTGCACCAATTGGATCTTATGACTGACTTTCTTGGCACTCCACCTCCTGAGTCCATATCAAGG ATTAGAAATGAAAAGGCGAGGAGGTATCTTAGCAGCATGAGGAAAAAACAGCCAGTCCCTTTCTCTCAGAAGTTCCCTAAAGCTGACCCTTTGGCTCTCCGCCTTCTTGAACGCCTGCTTGCCTTTGATCCCAAGGATCGTGCATCTGCTGAAGAT GCACTATCTGATCCATACTTCAGTGGTCTGTCAAACTCAGAGCGCGAACCATCAACACAGCCAATCTCAAAGCTTGAGTTTGATTTTGAGAGAAAGAAGTTAACAAAAGATGATGTTAGAGAGTTAATCTACCGAGAG ATATTGGAATATCATCCTCAGATGTTGGAGGAATACAAGCGCGGTGGTGATCAGCTTAGCTTCATGTACCCTAG TGGGGTTGATCGGTTTAAGAGGCAATTTGCTTATCTTGAAGAGAATCAAGGTAAACCAGGAGCAGCAGCAGGTGGAGGAAGAAGTACTGCACTTCATAGGCATCATGCTTCCTTGCCAAG AGAGAGAGTTCCTGCTCAGAATGGTGAAACTGCAGAAGAAAGCAGTGATGTTGAGAGAAGAGCAGCAGCTGCTGTGGCTTCAACTTTGGAATCTGAGGAAGCAGAGGAAGCAGACAATGGAGGAGGTTACAGTGCTCGTAACCTCATGAAGAGTTCCAGTATCAGCGGTTCTAAATGCATCGGTGTCCAATCTAAAACTGACAAAGAG GAGGCCATATCTGAGGCAGATGATGAAACAGTTACAAAGCTTACTGATAGAGTTTCTTCTCTTCAATGA
- the LOC106294238 gene encoding serine/threonine-protein kinase EDR1, with protein MKMNMKKFLKKLRINPNQREDGEGSVSNRSNKSSDAEPSPSDSSRSQDSKNNPEFKPFAGFSNWLSSVAQRRSSSTTASSNANNSSTGDEASLERGAPVVSESVMKDLGSGTSKDPEVEEEYQIQLALELSAREDPEAAQIEAIKQFSLGSCPPAPAPAPENSPAELMAYRYWHYNCLGYDDKIVDGFYDLRGVINESSLEKLPPLVDLQGTLVSDGVTWEAVLVDRSKDSNLLRLEQKALDIAAKSKSVSSSGFMNSELVRKLAVLVGDYMGGPVVDPDSTLRAWWSLSYSLKATLCSMVLPLGSLTIGLARHRALLFKVLCDSVGVPCRIVKGQQYTGSDDVAMNSIKTDDGREYIVDLMGDPGTLIPADAAGLQMDYDDSVYSASPRDVDSSHVASSSSWVETSFEEPAESWSAEHPSRTKGSWEEKQSEGGGDLMIRPNTFKEVVGSQKAPVQHLSSKPTHSFAHARSPSWTEGVSSPAGRRMKVKDVSQYMIDAAKENPQLAQKLHDVLLESGVVAPRNLFSEVYSESMEATVEIKPVAESNDEKGEDFGTIQQGRVQSNLGPVRFLPPLPRPQSKANTHDQREHSGPLGHMSDSSHSETSTDYPRNVPVAVAAAAVVASSMVVAAAKSANSDSSTLELSVAAAAAVVATAAAVGRQLELDSQSNEDGGSGGPYGPSSGGERISDRSTGNESSKSDAAIDDVAECEILWEEITVAERIGLGSYGEVYRGDWHGTAVAVKKFIDQDITGEALEEFRSEVRMMRRLRHPNIVLFMGAVTRPPHLSIVTEFLPRGSLYRLIHRPNNQLDERKRLRMALDAARGMNYLHSCNPVIVHRDLKSPNLLVDKNWVVKVCDFGLSRMKLSTYLSSKSTAGTAEWMAPEVLRNEPADEKCDVYSYGVILWELFTLQQPWGKMNPMQVVGAVGFQHRRLEIPESVDPRIADIISKCWQTDPRLRPSFAEIMTSLKQLQKPIMSPNVQRATPSTSSMITEQEQ; from the exons ATGAAGATGAACATGAAGAAGTTTCTAAAAAAGCTGCGTATCAATCCGAATCAGCGAGAAGACGGGGAAGGCTCGGTCTCAAACAGGAGCAACAAGTCGAGTGATGCAGAGCCATCTCCTTCTGATTCTTCGAGGTCTCAGGATAGCAAGAACAACCCTGAGTTCAAACCCTTTGCGGGATTTTCGAATTGGTTAAGCTCTGTTGCTCAGAGGAGAAGCTCTAGCACAACAGCGTCTTCCAATGCTAATAATAGTAGCACAGGGGATGAGGCGAGCTTGGAACGTGGTGCTCCTGTTGTGTCTGAATCCGTGATGAAAGATTTGGGTTCTGGTACTTCCAAGGATCCTGAGGTTGAGGAAGAGTATCAGATACAGCTGGCTCTTGAGCTAAGTGCTAGGGAGGATCCTGAAGCTGCTCAGATTGAGGCTATTAAGCAGTTCAGTTTAGGTTCTTGTCCTCCTGCTCCTGCTCCTGCTCCTGAGAATTCTCCTGCTGAGCTCATGGCTTATAGATACTGG CATTATAACTGTCTTGGCTATGATGACAAGATCGTGGATGGTTTCTATGACTTGCGTGGAGTAATCAATGAATCTTCCTTAGAAAAGTTACCTCCCTTAGTTGATCTTCAGGGGACACTTGTGTCAGATGGTGTAACCTGGGAAGCTGTTCTAGTGGACAGAAGCAAAGACTCTAATCTGTTAAGACTTGAACAGAAGGCTCTTGATATTGCAGCGAAATCAAAGTCAGTGTCTTCTTCAGGCTTTATGAACAGTGAATTGGTAAGGAAGCTGGCGGTTTTAGTTGGAGATTACATGGGTGGACCTGTTGTAGACCCAGATAGCACATTAAGAGCTTGGTGGAGTCTGAGCTACAGTTTGAAAGCAACCCTCTGTAGCATGGTTTTGCCCTTGGGCTCTCTAACTATTGGATTGGCTCGTCACCGCGCCTTGTTGTTCAAA GTTTTGTGTGATAGTGTTGGTGTTCCTTGTCGAATAGTCAAAGGACAGCAATATACCGGTTCAGATGATGTGGCAATGAACTCCATTAAGACTGATGATGGCAG GGAGTACATTGTTGATCTCATGGGAGATCCAGGCACCCTCATCCCCGCTGATGCAGCTGGACTACAAATGGACTATGACGATTCTGTCTACTCTGCTAGTCCCAGAGATGTCGATTCATCTCATGTAGCTTCTTCCAGCAGTTGGGTTGAGACCTCATTTGAAGAGCCAGCAGAATCTTGGTCAGCTGAACATCCCTCTAGGACCAAGGGTTCCTGGGAGGAAAAGCAATCTGAAGGTGGAGGAGATCTCATGATCCGTCCAAATACTTTTAAAGAAGTTGTGGGAAGTCAAAAGGCTCCAGTTCAACATCTTTCCAGCAAACCTACTCATTCTTTCGCTCATGCCAGATCGCCTTCTTGGACTGAAGGTGTTAGCTCTCCAGCTGGACGCAGGATGAAAGTGAAAGATGTTTCACAATATATGATCGATGCTGCCAAAGAGAATCCTCAACTAGCTCAGAAGCTTCATGATGTATTACTTGAAAGTGGAGTAGTTGCTCCTCGGAATTTGTTTTCTGAAGTTTATTCAGAGTCAATGGAGGCAACAGTTGAAATCAAACCTGTGGCTGAATCCAATGATGAGAAAGGGGAAGATTTTGGAACAATTCAACAAGGAAGAGTCCAGAGCAATCTTGGTCCTGTGAGGTTTTTGCCTCCACTCCCAAGGCCGCAATCTAAAGCAAATACTCATGATCAACGTGAACATTCAGGACCTCTCGGTCATATGTCTGATTCTTCACATTCTGAAACATCTACTGACTATCCCAGAAATGTTCCTGTTGCCGTAGCTGCAGCTGCTGTTGTTGCATCTTCCATGGTTGTTGCTGCCGCCAAGTCAGCAAACTCGGATTCCTCCACCTTAGAACTTTCTGTTGCTGCTGCTGCTGCAGTTGTGGCGACAGCTGCAGCAGTGGGAAGGCAGCTTGAACTAGATTCACAAAGCAATGAGGATGGTGGTTCTGGTGGGCCTTACGGGCCAAGTTCAGGAGGAGAAAGAATATCCGACAGATCTACTGGCAATGAAAGTTCGAAATCTGATGCTGCAATTGATGATGTGGCTGAATGCGAGATTTTGTGGGAGGAAATTACTGTGGCTGAGCGTATCGGACTGG GATCATACGGAGAGGTGTATAGGGGAGATTGGCATGGAACT GCAGTGGCCGTCAAGAAGTTCATTGACCAAGATATTACCGGAGAGGCACTTGAGGAATTCAGAAGTGAG GTCCGGATGATGAGAAGGCTCAGACACCCTAACATTGTTCTCTTCATGGGAGCTGTAACCCGTCCACCACACCTCTCAATTGTTACAGAATTTCTTCCTAG AGGTAGCTTGTATAGGTTAATCCACAGGCCTAATAACCAATTAGATGAGCGAAAGCGTCTGAGGATGGCTCTTGATGCT GCTCGTGGAATGAATTATTTACACAGCTGTAATCCAGTAATTGTCCATCGTGATCTCAAATCTCCAAACCTTCTAGTTGACAAAAACTGGGTTGTCAAG GTGTGTGATTTCGGATTGTCTAGGATGAAACTAAGCACATACCTCTCTTCAAAGTCAACAGCAGGCACG GCTGAATGGATGGCTCCAGAAGTACTTAGAAACGAACCTGCTGATGAAAA GTGTGATGTGTACAGCTATGGAGTAATTCTATGGGAACTCTTTACGTTACAGCAACCATGGGGGAAGATGAACCCAATGCAAGTTGTTGGAGCGGTTGGGTTTCAACATCGACGACTAGAAATCCCTGAATCTGTGGATCCTCGAATTGCAGATATCATCAGTAAATGTTGGCAGAC GGATCCAAGGTTAAGACCAAGTTTTGCAGAGATTATGACCTCTCTAAAGCAGCTACAGAAACCTATAATGAGTCCAAACGTTCAAAGAGCAACTCCCAGTACTTCTTCAATGATCACTGAGCAGGAGCAGTAA
- the LOC106294240 gene encoding uncharacterized protein LOC106294240 isoform X2: MVKVIDSHYLTITAIFTVVYQFIFFVITALFKFDQVTDFAGSTNFVILAVLTLVLKGTWHFRQVVLTSLVVVWGLRLGMFLLMRILKWGEDRRFDEMRENMGKLVVFWTLQAVWVWTVSLPVTLVNASNGGRLFQPADVIGWTMFVAGFLVEAIADQQKLLFKNRQENKGRWCDVGLWKFSRHPNYFGEMLLWWGIYVASLPVLKGAEYLVIVGPIFLTLLLFFVSGIPLLEESADKKYGNLGAYRHYKKTTSPLILLPRGVYGYLPRWCKTVFLFEFPLYSKNLPQETTV; the protein is encoded by the exons ATGGTAAAGGTAATCGATTCCCATTACCTGACCATCACCGCCATTTTCACC GTGGTGTATCAATTCATATTCTTCGTAATCACAGCTCTTTTCAAATTCGATCAAGTTACCGACTTTGCCG GAAGTACAAATTTCGTGATACTTGCTGTCTTGACTCTGGTTCTCAAAGGCACTTGGCATTTTCGTCAG GTAGTCTTGACTTCACTAGTAGTCGTATGGGGACTTCGTCTTGGCATGTTCCTCCTTATGCG GATCCTGAAATGGGGTGAAGATCGACGCTTTGATGAAATGCGTGAAAACATGGGGAAACTAGTAGTCTTTTGGACTCTTCAG GCCGTGTGGGTTTGGACAGTTAGTTTACCTGTTACTCTTGTTAATGCAAGCAACGGTGGAAGATTGTTTCAGCCCGCAGATGTTATTGGTTGGACTATGTTTGTTGCAGGGTTCTTGGTTGAAGCTATAGCTGATCAACAAAAGCTTCTATTTAAGAATCGTCAAGAAAATAAAGGAAGATGGTGCGATGTTGGACTGTGGAAGTTTTCACGCCATCCAAACTACTTTGGAGAG ATGCTACTTTGGTGGGGCATATATGTGGCTTCATTGCCTGTTCTTAAAGGTGCAGAGTACCTTGTCATAGTTGGACCAATCTTTCTCACTTTGCTGCTTTTCTTCGTTAGCGGCATACCATTACTCGAG GAATCGGCAGACAAAAAGTACGGTAACTTGGGAGCTTATAGACACTATAAGAAGACAACCAG TCCCCTGATTCTGTTACCGCGAGGAGTGTACGGGTACTTACCAAGGTGGTGCAAAACAGTCTTTCTCTTTGAGTTTCCATTGTACAGCAAGAATCTCCCTCAAGAAACTACAGTCTG A
- the LOC106294240 gene encoding uncharacterized protein LOC106294240 isoform X1, protein MVKVIDSHYLTITAIFTVVYQFIFFVITALFKFDQVTDFAGSTNFVILAVLTLVLKGTWHFRQVVLTSLVVVWGLRLGMFLLMRILKWGEDRRFDEMRENMGKLVVFWTLQAVWVWTVSLPVTLVNASNGGRLFQPADVIGWTMFVAGFLVEAIADQQKLLFKNRQENKGRWCDVGLWKFSRHPNYFGEMLLWWGIYVASLPVLKGAEYLVIVGPIFLTLLLFFVSGIPLLEESADKKYGNLGAYRHYKKTTSPLILLPRGVYGYLPRWCKTVFLFEFPLYSKNLPQETTVWDRGNSKKKH, encoded by the exons ATGGTAAAGGTAATCGATTCCCATTACCTGACCATCACCGCCATTTTCACC GTGGTGTATCAATTCATATTCTTCGTAATCACAGCTCTTTTCAAATTCGATCAAGTTACCGACTTTGCCG GAAGTACAAATTTCGTGATACTTGCTGTCTTGACTCTGGTTCTCAAAGGCACTTGGCATTTTCGTCAG GTAGTCTTGACTTCACTAGTAGTCGTATGGGGACTTCGTCTTGGCATGTTCCTCCTTATGCG GATCCTGAAATGGGGTGAAGATCGACGCTTTGATGAAATGCGTGAAAACATGGGGAAACTAGTAGTCTTTTGGACTCTTCAG GCCGTGTGGGTTTGGACAGTTAGTTTACCTGTTACTCTTGTTAATGCAAGCAACGGTGGAAGATTGTTTCAGCCCGCAGATGTTATTGGTTGGACTATGTTTGTTGCAGGGTTCTTGGTTGAAGCTATAGCTGATCAACAAAAGCTTCTATTTAAGAATCGTCAAGAAAATAAAGGAAGATGGTGCGATGTTGGACTGTGGAAGTTTTCACGCCATCCAAACTACTTTGGAGAG ATGCTACTTTGGTGGGGCATATATGTGGCTTCATTGCCTGTTCTTAAAGGTGCAGAGTACCTTGTCATAGTTGGACCAATCTTTCTCACTTTGCTGCTTTTCTTCGTTAGCGGCATACCATTACTCGAG GAATCGGCAGACAAAAAGTACGGTAACTTGGGAGCTTATAGACACTATAAGAAGACAACCAG TCCCCTGATTCTGTTACCGCGAGGAGTGTACGGGTACTTACCAAGGTGGTGCAAAACAGTCTTTCTCTTTGAGTTTCCATTGTACAGCAAGAATCTCCCTCAAGAAACTACAGTCTG GGATAGAGGAAACTCAAAAAAGAAGCATTGA